gcctaagggttcctTCATACATGGCAGATTTTGTTTCTGGGACTGAAGATTCAGTTGCATTTACCTGAattgggcttgcagaaatccatttaACCCCATTCAAATGCATGGAACTGATGTTCAGCCAcagaaaatttctgcaacaaaatttgcCACGTGTAAAGGCACCCTAATAGCTTAGCTGAGCTACTACAATGAAATAGGCGTGTTGAACTTCATCTGCAGGAGGCACCCATATCTATTAGACGGTCGGCTGGTCTCGCCAAAATCAGCTAATTCATCCCACataagtctaatgtgtatggccagtttaagGCTCTATTAGAATGCTGAACAAGCAATGAATAtaccagaattgtgaatgcagctctgggctaTATGCTATAATCTAGGAAGAGATCAAGTTCAATAATTCAATGTGTTACGGAAAataggtgtggacccactgtaccaaccaaccagtttggctttgggctaactCTAAGGGCATCATCCTGGCAGTCCACCAGCATACTAACATATCTGAGAAACAGGTCTGGTCAGGCGGCAATGGAGCAATACAGGTAACAGgaggaggtcaggacaggcagctagAAGTTAGGGGCAGATGTTTAGGATGTGATATTACCTATTATGGCGAATcatagattttttcttttttcatgacAGCGTTCAACaagcaggaaaaatatttttttattttaatagttttgggATGCAGCGATATCTATTATGTTTTTTCATTGTTTTTCATTGTTCATTGTTTCATTTTTATGTGTGAAAGGAGGGGTTGATtagaattttttactttttacacaaTAACTTTTAGTCctcctaggggacttgaacatacaCTCTCTTGATTGCTTGTCCCATAGATCGCattagaatattattgcagtctatgagaTCCTGAGAcattgcctgctgagctgtgcctcacgCACGGCTTTACAGGCAGTTAACCATGACAGGCCTAGGAACATTCAAGAGTCCCCAGGCTGTCATAGTAACTGATCGAACATCCAACATGTGAGCTTGCTTCATACATTcccttaaggccgaatgcacacggctgttgttcatggccgtgagcggtccgtggaaccgcggcctggattcctgctgagagcaggagcgcacggcgtcatgggttgctatgacgccgtgcgctccctgctgccgccacaatacagtaatacactggtatagatcataccagtgtattactgtattgtggcggcagcagggagcgcacagcgtcatagcaacccatgacgccgtgcgctcctgctctcagcaggaatccaggccgtggttccacggaccgctcacgggcgtgaacaacggccgcgtgcattcggcctaagcatAATGacgtgtcattaaaggggttttcctgagacttttatactgatgacctatgctctggtcccaggtgttgaacccccaccgatcaaacatTCATGAGGTGGGAAAAATGGATGCTCATGCCCAAGGTTAGGCCTCAGGAACACGACTGTGTCCGTCAGATTGATGCTATGCTTTTTGTAACTTTCCTGTGATTGATTTTAATATTGCTTAAATAAAGACTACAAGTTTTATGAATGTTGGACTTCTATGCTACTTACCTCGCTGTGTGTTCTGCATGTCCATGCATTCAGCTGTGGGTGAGCTTGTAATTTGATTTATTACCTTCCATAtaatctgcatttttctcactcccattgcTAAAAAGGTTTATTCCTGTCTGCAATACGGACAAGAACAAGACATGCTCCATAATTTGGGgaactgacatacagatgtggacagcacatggatgacatctgtgtgctgtttttttttttttgtttttttttgcggacccatagaaatgaatggatccgtgtACAATCAACAAAAAACGCATATCAAAAATGCGTGATTCAAAATaaggtcatgtgtatgaggccttaggagACAAGTAATACTGTAGACTAGAATCAGCAGACGTAAAATCTGCAGCTTCATATTCCTCCTTAGAAATAATACCTCCAGGGCATAATTCCAGTGTCATACAATTGTTTTTCTCATGGATTCTGTATAAatccacatgaaaaaaaaacctctttgtGCCACTATTTTATGGACACGGATCTGCAGGACCGCTGTGTGCATTTTTGTTTAAAATCATGTACATAAGGAAGAGAGATGGAGCAAGGGAAGGGCTATGTCATTTGTAAAAAGTCTGTCTTGTCATGTAATTTAAACAATCACGTGGCCATGTGTTAGCTCCAGCGAATTGAATAGTTTAATCTGGGATTACATGCTTAGAAGGAGAAAGGATGTATAGGAAAAGATTAGATCAGCTAGACAGATTTCAGTACATTAAAACAACCTACACATCTATCAAGCTCATCCATTTTTCCATAAATAATCAATAGAAATATTTTATAGTAGTCACATAAATTATAAAGGAAGTGTCTCATAGCAGGGAATCCTAACAAGAGAACTTCAGTCTTGTGGTCAGTAGCAGTTATTAGGCATAATCCTCCATTCTTCTGTCTttacttttaatatatgcaaatgagcctctagcagCAACGGAGGCGTGGCTACAAGCTCAGCTCTCTCAGcagctctctgcactttgattgacaggaccaggcgttCTGATGATTtcactgcctggacctgtcaatgaAAGTGTAGATGgagctgcagttgcagagagagcagagcctctaggtgtaacgacaacgccctcgttgctcttagaggctcatttgcatatattaaaacatcattttttctcagcaatgtgggcaaatATGAACAGGagatcaacacagatgccttcagcctccaagcacacatgcaacaggtcagccagtttcataggtaaaaatctgctgacagatgcccttcaaagAGAAAATAACGGTATTACTGTTCTTCATGGCAGATAGTTACTTACTCCTCCTTCCTTTGGAGCTCCTGCTCGGACTCTGTGAGTCGCTGACGAAGAATTGCAATCAGTTCCACCGCCACATCTACTTGTCGGCTGAGCGCTCTTTCTCTGCGCTGCACTTCTTGCTTCTTCTGGGAAAGTTGTAGAAAGGCTGCACGTACCTCCAGCAATTCAGAAGTTTTTTGGCAAAGTTCCTTATTGAGATTATCAATTTTCTTTTCTATGTTTTTATCAACATTTTCTGTAAGCTGATTAAGCACCGATTTCTCTTGAGGATCAAGCTGAAACTTAGTGCTTGTCATGGGATATCCAATGATATAGTGATTTTTTGTAGAATTGTCTGGTAAGGAGCTTTTAACAAGAGGGGAAGGCTTGTCTGACAGGATCAGTATGGGGCTGCTGGCTTTTCTGCTCTCATTTTTTAAGTCACAATAAGTTGATGATGAGCTTTTCTGATGGAGTTCACCGTCAATCGACTCCATCTGCTTTTCATTGAGAGGATCTGTTGAGTTTTCCAGATCAGCCTCTTTTAGTGAGCAGAATACCCCTGATTTCCCCCAAAAATACCTTTCATCATAGGTGTGTATATAGTCCAGATGTGCCCTCAATGAGGCTAAGCTTCTGAAACGTGCGTTTTCACCGCATTGTGGGCAGCGAAAAGGCTTATATAAGTTACCATTTCTTATGGAGTCCTGCCATGGGGACCTGCCAGCTTCAGAGGTTTTCTGTTGCATTACACCAGCCAAACTGTAAAGTATGAAATAAGACATGTCAAAATAGTTCAGAACATGGGCCACGATTTATCACACCTTCACTCCAgagttctggcttcaaaaagtcacttTTTGGGCTTACTTGTGCAaacattttgcgactttttgcaattttacaccattcacttgttgttgtggttagctatgttaaaggggttatcccatcttagacaataggggcatatcgctaggttatgcccccattgtctgataggtgcaggtcccacctctgggaccctcacctacaaggagaacggagcggagaaagttgaggagggcgcactgcgcatgcacagccaccctccattcatttctatggagccgccgaaaatagacgagcgctggctcggctatttccgtcggccccatagaaatgaatgggagcagtggccacgcatgcgcggtgcactcccattcacttcaatgggagaggcggggagctgtgcttggtggtggacggaccccgggaaacctggggtcctccagccacaactctccccgactccgttctccttgtaggtgcgggtcccagaggtaggacccacacctatcagacaatgggggcatatcctagcgatatgcccccactgtctaagatgggaaaacccctttaatgagtttcactctaaaaagtcgcaaacaaagttgcaatctcactccagtaggagggtggagtaggaaaactggagcagcttttctagacaaaagttttaggtttaaagggaacctgttacccgaattttgtatatagagctgaggatatgggttgttagatggccactagcacatccacaatacccagtccccatagctctgtgtgcttttattgtgtgaaaaaaacgattttatacatatgcaaattaacctgagatgagtcctgtccctgactcatctcaggttaattagcatacaggtgaaactcccaaaaattagaatatcttgcaaaagtccattttattcagtaatgcaaattaaagggaattgcagtaatgcagcttaaaatttgaattttgtgaaaaggtttaatattctaggctcaaagtgtcacactgtagtcggctaattaatccataccccctaagcaaaggggacccgagattgtgactttggggtttcataaactgtaagccataatcttctaaattataacaaataaaggcttgaaatatctcgctttacatgtaatgagtctcatatgtaagtttaaccttttaagttgcattactgaaataaatgaactttgcacgatattcaaatttttcgagtttcaactGTATTTagctaattgtttttttttacacaataaaagcacacagagctatggggactgggtattgcggatgtgctagcggccatctagcaacccatgtcctcagcgctatacccaaaatcccggtgacaggttccctttaaagggaagacTAATTTATCAAGCAACATGCGacgtttgataaatgtggcataaagtactccaatgcagactcaagcaaaactgactttaaatattCCCCCCATGGACTGCAGATAACATGATccctttagggcttgttcacatcaccaaTATTATTTTACGTTCTTCTGCTCCGTTATAGTAAGAACAGAAATAACAGAAGTGCTGAATTTGGCAAATAACTGACACTAACAGAACCTAACAGTATATTGGAATCTGTTCAGTTTCCGCTCAGGAGAACAtttttttggtggaaaaaaaaaatgagtccttttgcatgcaggacttttcacTCCGTGATTTTTGACAAACTGTAACTAAGGCTCCTAATggagcctccaacgcagatgtgaacgggCCCTTAAACAGCCATAATGATGGATGGCCAAAATTACAGATTACGCcagcatgatgcagtttggctAAACATAATTTACATGATCATAATAAAGCTTAGATTACCATAATAATCTTAATTTCCATAGCATCACCATATTTAGCaaagctttaggcccctttcacacgagcatgacggattaggtccggatgcattcagagtgcgttcagtgaaactcgcactattttgcaagcaagtttagtcagttttgtctgcgattgcattcagttgttcagtttttttcgcgcgagtgcaatgcgttttgatgcgtttttcacacgcttgataacgtctcttagcaaccatcagtgaaaaacgcatcgcacccggaattgcttgcggatgcaatgcgtttttcacacagccctattcacttctatggggccagggctgcgtgaaaaacgcagaatatagaacatgctgcgattttcacgcaacgcagaactgatgaaaaacactgctcatgtacacagacccattgaaatgaatgggtcaggattcagtgcgggtgctatgcgttcacgtcacgcattgcacccgcgcggaaaactcgctcgtgtgaaaggggccttaaaggggttgtccggagtGGACCATCAGAGCATTTcttacagcgcagggcaaggtctgttATGTTTACATCCTCACTGTCTGGTGGAggtttccgcctagcagtgatcctggtgacatcaccagcacaaaTGGGCAGTCTATAGCACTGCCCTAGGCTCTAAAATAGCCTAGGGCAGCACTGCAGACCACCCATTTGTGGCTTGACATGAAGTCTCCGCCTAACATACCCATGAGACGCCTGGTACATCACCAAGGAAAACagaccttgccctgcgtgatGCAGGGCAAGGGGAAGCATTGGAGCAAGAAGTGCTTGGATGCTCCACTCAGACATGCTGAATGAGAGGTTATGTCCCTGTTCAGCTTTGAActcgggaaacccctttaagggtccattcacatgtccgtggtgtattgtgtatccacaatacacccgaccggcacccccatagaactgcctattcttgtccgccattgCGGACTATGTGtacccaaataaataaaaattaaagctTGCCAAATACATTGGATGTGTATTGGCCAAACTCAGTCAACCTTGTAATGTGTATGGTGGCCACCTGACTGTCCCTCGACAGCCAACGTCTGGGGAAATTTTGATAGGGCATGTTGGATTCATTTGCTGGTCCTGTTAGTTAGTAGGGAGGTAAACCAtctctgtagctggccagctaagacctgtcctaggttgctaatatagcttgtgtgtttatacagctagacctgccaataaccttaatacagtttctatgtttgtgttttaaagacaaaagcagagttatttacagtgacttcatgtttggatgtcatataactgtaatatatattgtgttcatagaagcagaaaagataatatgcctttaagattcattatataatgtgagTTAAgcgcaatgacacagcagaaacaacagaaagcatagagttaaactgttgttgctggacaggagttttgaccaatcacagctagCGTTACACAaagcaagagttttgaccaatcacagccagcctcacacacagcctgtgtgggaatttcccctagcaggagctgatagaatcattacaccaga
The sequence above is a segment of the Bufo gargarizans isolate SCDJY-AF-19 chromosome 6, ASM1485885v1, whole genome shotgun sequence genome. Coding sequences within it:
- the ZNF365 gene encoding protein ZNF365 isoform X2, with product MPSIPAALPCTSVSHALTYGFAEKRRLFPQHQQQVSLAGVMQQKTSEAGRSPWQDSIRNGNLYKPFRCPQCGENARFRSLASLRAHLDYIHTYDERYFWGKSGVFCSLKEADLENSTDPLNEKQMESIDGELHQKSSSSTYCDLKNESRKASSPILILSDKPSPLVKSSLPDNSTKNHYIIGYPMTSTKFQLDPQEKSVLNQLTENVDKNIEKKIDNLNKELCQKTSELLEVRAAFLQLSQKKQEVQRRERALSRQVDVAVELIAILRQRLTESEQELQRKEEEVVSINHFLEAAAEKEFRGKRRLQQFIENLLQRVELAEKQLELYQNRQIKNSQHGPEDAMKPRKFPPCQSHTRCEASVCTERPHLYQSRRHTANEIIARVR
- the ZNF365 gene encoding protein ZNF365 isoform X1; the protein is MPSIPAALPCTSVSHALTYGFAEKRRLFPQHQQQVSLAGVMQQKTSEAGRSPWQDSIRNGNLYKPFRCPQCGENARFRSLASLRAHLDYIHTYDERYFWGKSGVFCSLKEADLENSTDPLNEKQMESIDGELHQKSSSSTYCDLKNESRKASSPILILSDKPSPLVKSSLPDNSTKNHYIIGYPMTSTKFQLDPQEKSVLNQLTENVDKNIEKKIDNLNKELCQKTSELLEVRAAFLQLSQKKQEVQRRERALSRQVDVAVELIAILRQRLTESEQELQRKEEEVVSINHFLEAAAEKEFRGKRRLQQFIENLLQRVELAEKQLELYQNRQIKNSQHGPEDAMVVHFQANRKSKWQSRGSFHLVNHIHDVKPQSAQKGRTYINRVGIQPMKLLHESGDSPRDIWKPQKKNDPTSSGRKVHSKTKIGKKTGMSNNVYKQY